A single genomic interval of Halorubrum aethiopicum harbors:
- the ilvN gene encoding acetolactate synthase small subunit: MSGEDAAGMPGPAPDERPQPEGRRNLEGHRIDPVVEAEHDSRRAVISALVEDEPGVLARVSGLVSRRQFNIESLTVGPTTVEGHSRITMVVEETDPGIDQIEKQMAKLKPVISVGEVSGSAVTSELVLLKVHGEEPDKVHAVAEMYDGRTLDAGPKTITVQLTGDESKIDDAIDAFDQFGIIEIARTGQTALARGNIPTAPGEKPGTAGEPTTPNTQ, from the coding sequence ATGAGCGGGGAGGACGCGGCCGGCATGCCCGGTCCGGCACCGGACGAGCGCCCCCAGCCGGAGGGACGGCGGAACCTGGAGGGTCACCGGATCGACCCCGTCGTGGAGGCGGAACACGACTCGCGGCGCGCGGTCATCTCCGCGCTGGTCGAGGACGAGCCCGGCGTGCTCGCGCGCGTCTCGGGGCTCGTCTCCCGGCGGCAGTTCAACATCGAGAGCCTGACCGTCGGACCGACGACGGTCGAGGGCCACTCCCGTATCACCATGGTCGTCGAGGAGACGGACCCGGGGATCGACCAGATCGAAAAACAGATGGCGAAGCTGAAGCCCGTTATCTCCGTGGGCGAAGTCTCCGGAAGCGCCGTCACGTCCGAACTCGTCCTGTTGAAGGTCCACGGCGAGGAGCCGGACAAGGTCCACGCCGTCGCGGAGATGTACGACGGCCGGACGCTCGACGCCGGGCCGAAGACGATCACCGTCCAGCTCACCGGCGACGAGTCGAAGATCGACGACGCGATCGACGCGTTCGATCAGTTCGGGATCATCGAGATCGCCCGAACCGGTCAGACCGCGCTCGCGCGGGGGAACATCCCCACCGCGCCAGGAGAGAAACCCGGAACGGCCGGCGAACCGACGACGCCGAACACCCAGTAA